The DNA segment TGGGTAGCTGATCTATGCCTGTCAGCTCTGCCGGAAGGAACTCTTTCCGACTGGGAAAATCTGTATGGTATAAAACTCCTGCCTGATTTTCTGGAAAGCCGCCCCGCAATTGTTCACGGCAATTATGGAAAAGGGTCTTATGTCTTAAGCTATCTGCATCTGGAAACCCCGGCTTCACATCAGGCCAACCGCTGGTTATCACATCTTCTAGACCGCTTAAGAAATATTTCACCCGTTAAGAGAAAAAACGTCCCGGCATGGGAACTATCAACCACCCCTGTAAACTGGCCGGATGAAAATCTCTACAAGGCCAAACGCACAATTGAAAAAATTATCGCAACCGGGGAAAATAATTTTCTACTTTTCTGGCGCAATCCATGGCTTCTGGGCTGGCGCAGAGGCATTCCCGGAGCGGCACTGAACAGCCTTTATGCCTTAATCTGTGAAATAATGTCCTGTGAGCCTCATCCCGAAGCTATAATGTACTGGAACAGGAAGCAGGATGAATTTTGCTCCGTTCTTAAACTTTTCGATGAGGGAGTTACGGGTTATCTTTTGAGTGAAAGATTTGCCATGACCATGCAGAATCTCGCTCCTGAATCAGTATTTCCACGAGGCATAAAAGAACAACGCAACGCCCTTTTCGGTCCTCCTCCCGGAGCAGGCGGAATTCATGCCCGGCTTCAGCATATTCTGGAAGAGCTGGCTTACATCACCTTTTCTGCTGAGCAATAACCATTTTCGCCTCTAATTTAAGATCAAATCATAAACTTATCGGGAATATATCGATAAGTTTTAATTATATAATTATCTAAAATAATTAATAATAAACATTTTTTATTTTTTCAAAAAAAAGGTATAGCTGCTTGACTATTTTGTTTAGCAGCTATACCTTTTTGAGCATGAGAACACTTGAAGATCTACAGCCCTTAATGAGCAGTCTCGGCAGTGCATTTGAAAAATACATTTCAGTCAGTAAAAGCCAGAAAGATTTCGGGATAGGCGAGCCGCTTTACCCGACGGAAATACATGTTCTGAGTGCCATTTCTGAAAACAATGGAAGCAGCGTTACTCAAATAGCGAAACTATTTGGAACAACCAAGGGAGCTGCATCACAGATAACGGCAAAACTTGTGGCGAAAGGTTACCTTTTAAAAGAAAAGGACCCGCAAAAAAAATCACGGCTCCTGCTGACTCCAACGGAAAAAGGTTTAGAGGCGCACAGGATACATATGGAATTTCACATGAATAAAGACAAAGATTTTTTTGAATACCTCTCCGGGCTTAATGAAGAACAATTTCAGACTTTCAAAGACTTCTGTAGACAGTTGAATCTATGGATGGATTCATATCTGGAATAAATATTTTAACAGGAGCATAGAACATGCAGACTCCGACTCAGGATATTAACGCAATTGAAACCATGTTGATTAATGGTCTGGCTTTCAAAACAATAATTGCAGCTGCGCATGCTAAAATTTTTGATACCCTGGAACAGCCGAAGACAGCTGCGGAACTGGCCGAAGATATGGGCTTCAAAGAATCTCCGGCAAAATCAATGCTGAATCTTCTTGCCGCTAACGGCATAGTGGAAAAATCGGATGATAAATTCAGGAACAGCCGGATCGCATCAGAATTTCTGGTCTCAAGCTCAAAGCTGAATCAGCTCAAGTCACTTGAGCTTTTTAAAAGATTTCACGAAGCTATATCTGAAGATATTATCGGCCTCTTAAAGGGTGAAATCGAAACCAGAAGCATCATTGATAAAAGCTGGGGACAGCAGGACTCCATGGATGGAACAGCAGAGCATGCAATACTGGGTGCTGTTCAGGATACCGTTGCATTTATAACAGAGCTGCCGGAGTTCAGTTCTATGAAACAAATGTGCGATATTGGCGGCAACCACGGAGAATTCTCCATGGCACTTCTGAACGCAAATCCCGGACTGTCCGGTGAAATTGCCGATTTTCCACATGTTGCCGAGACCTCAAATCAGCGCATAGCCCAGCGGGGTTTTTCAGAGCGGCTCAAAGCATTCGGCTGCGATCTCAGAAAAGACTCACTCGGTCATGAAAAATATGATCTCAGCATTGCCTCCCATATCCTTTACGCTTTCACTGACAATATGGAGCAGATTTTAAAATCAGTTTATGATTCCCTAAAGCCCGGGGGTTGGTTTGTAACCCACCATTTAAACGAATCCGGGAATTTTGATCCCCGCTACATTACCGGAGTTCAATTTGTGACCAACCTCTCCGGCTATAAAACCCACACCCTTAATGCTGACAGACTGGCAGCGGCAATGAAAGAAGCTGGTTTTAAAACCACAAAAAGCCGCGAAGTTGGTATAGGCCGGACCCGGCTTATCGTTGCAGCTCAAAAAGGCTAAATAACTTTCCCGATAGCTCCCCCCATATATGCAGGATCTGTAACTTACAGATCCTGCTCTTTTTTTAAAATCGCATCCAGTTCAAGGTAATAATATAAACAATATTTTTTTATTCATCAAAGTAACGTCAGCCGCCATTCCAGCGCCGTAACAAGATGGACACGAAAATGCAGCGTTATTTTAAATAATTAAATTAAATTTCATATAAATAATTTGTGTTTTTCCTCCAAAAGATAATTGTATCAAGCAACATTTTCAAAAGTTAAACGTCATTGAACATATTAAATTTATAAGCTATCAATATAATTAAAAACCACATCGGTTTAAAACAATGGCGGCTATGAATTAATCTTTAACGGTTAAGATAGACAACAGCGGTCAATATGATTGATTTATCTAAAAAAAGAGCGGAAATGGCTAAACGACGCAGTGGTGAAAGCGTCAGTATTGAATTTGCGCTCACTGACGACCGCATGGCTGCTTACATATCGGCCTATGAAATTAAGCCGGGTGAAGAAGAACTTCTTTCTGTCGAAATCATGAAAAGGGAGCTTAAGAAAGCCGGATATGATGGAGAACTTGATCTTGATGCAGCAAACTTCGCCATAAAAAGACTTAAAGAAGGAAAAAGCATATTAAATGTTGCTCTGGTTAGAGGTGAATATCCTCAGGAACCTGAAAACGGCAGAATCTTTTCACAGGGCAATTTAAAATATCCCGTAGTGCCGGGACTGGTTTTCGGCAAACTTATTCCCGCAACAAAAGGCAGACCCGGAAAGACGATAGATGGTGAAGTAATCACTCCAAAAAGCGATCTCAAGCCTACCCCGCTGACAATTACTGAAGCATCAGGATGCACGCTGGAGAAAGAGACAGGAGAATTAAGCTCCAGAAGATACGGGCTGGTAAAAATTAAAGACAACACAATAGTAGTTGAACCGCTCATAGAAGTTGCCCCGGACTATATGAGCATTACAGCAAAATTTTACGGCTTCGACTGCTTTGGCTCCCACATTGCCCTGCGCCATATTGAGCACAGTCTAAAAGAGCTTAACATTG comes from the Maridesulfovibrio bastinii DSM 16055 genome and includes:
- a CDS encoding BPL-N domain-containing protein, which produces MSSIYILWDESHFWGLLIRRALSSWQIDHRLVRGHEIAQGLLASNPPKLLIVPGGWARGKARSLGESGISAIKRFVAQGGSYLGFCGGAGLGLSSKEGLSLTSWKRKGFDNRLHHFLSGHINVSLKIEHPLVPESLGESALLPVWWPGQFAPADDKTEALGRYHTPGPDFWVADLCLSALPEGTLSDWENLYGIKLLPDFLESRPAIVHGNYGKGSYVLSYLHLETPASHQANRWLSHLLDRLRNISPVKRKNVPAWELSTTPVNWPDENLYKAKRTIEKIIATGENNFLLFWRNPWLLGWRRGIPGAALNSLYALICEIMSCEPHPEAIMYWNRKQDEFCSVLKLFDEGVTGYLLSERFAMTMQNLAPESVFPRGIKEQRNALFGPPPGAGGIHARLQHILEELAYITFSAEQ
- a CDS encoding MarR family winged helix-turn-helix transcriptional regulator codes for the protein MRTLEDLQPLMSSLGSAFEKYISVSKSQKDFGIGEPLYPTEIHVLSAISENNGSSVTQIAKLFGTTKGAASQITAKLVAKGYLLKEKDPQKKSRLLLTPTEKGLEAHRIHMEFHMNKDKDFFEYLSGLNEEQFQTFKDFCRQLNLWMDSYLE
- a CDS encoding methyltransferase → MQTPTQDINAIETMLINGLAFKTIIAAAHAKIFDTLEQPKTAAELAEDMGFKESPAKSMLNLLAANGIVEKSDDKFRNSRIASEFLVSSSKLNQLKSLELFKRFHEAISEDIIGLLKGEIETRSIIDKSWGQQDSMDGTAEHAILGAVQDTVAFITELPEFSSMKQMCDIGGNHGEFSMALLNANPGLSGEIADFPHVAETSNQRIAQRGFSERLKAFGCDLRKDSLGHEKYDLSIASHILYAFTDNMEQILKSVYDSLKPGGWFVTHHLNESGNFDPRYITGVQFVTNLSGYKTHTLNADRLAAAMKEAGFKTTKSREVGIGRTRLIVAAQKG